A genome region from Sphaerisporangium krabiense includes the following:
- a CDS encoding SRPBCC family protein, with protein sequence MEDYGVTGARVDLEVTVDLPPDRVWELITSVSRIGDWSPECRFEGWVGEDGPVLPGTRFEARNRRQDMEWTVTCEVTEAERPTTFAWVVLDPKGDPDAPSSHWRYDLRPGDAPGQTVVRHGFEHGAGHSGLRDIIARDPEHASAILAGRLQELRAHMTQTLGAMTLTPAS encoded by the coding sequence ATGGAGGATTACGGCGTCACCGGAGCGCGGGTGGACCTGGAGGTCACCGTCGACCTGCCCCCCGACCGCGTCTGGGAGCTCATCACGTCGGTGTCCCGCATCGGCGACTGGAGCCCGGAGTGCCGGTTCGAGGGCTGGGTCGGCGAGGACGGCCCCGTGCTGCCCGGCACGCGCTTCGAGGCGCGTAACCGCAGGCAGGACATGGAATGGACGGTCACCTGTGAGGTGACGGAGGCGGAGCGGCCCACCACGTTCGCCTGGGTGGTCCTCGACCCGAAGGGCGACCCCGACGCCCCCTCGTCGCACTGGCGCTACGACCTGCGGCCCGGCGACGCCCCCGGGCAGACCGTCGTGCGCCACGGCTTCGAGCACGGCGCCGGCCACAGCGGCCTGCGCGACATCATCGCCCGCGATCCCGAGCACGCCTCCGCCATCCTCGCGGGCCGCCTCCAGGAACTGCGCGCGCACATGACCCAGACCCTGGGGGCCATGACCCTGACCCCGGCCTCCTGA
- a CDS encoding penicillin-binding transpeptidase domain-containing protein, with protein MSVPGGGGLRAKWPQVMVGLVIVMVAFGAVYMLLGSPGPVEPPARDASRAAAGSPTPAAPAPAVSEPAVSAPPVPDAGTFPPVPAPSVPGQPLAATGAPAVTPATSAPAGTEGPEPVAARFFGAWLKGDYTAMRGTVADPPADLAERHRAFTRDLRVTALSLSPGPLVRQGAETAEMPFQGVRQVAGLGSWPFSSVLRLGVRAGAWKVLWSPEVLHPALKDGGSVRLVENKVRRPAALTREGKPFPADSKAGDYFAGLDGAVTELRLEERPSGRVLLSSAPPASAQERTTISGPVQAAAARALEGVGRPAALVAVDVPSGEIRAVADTLGGKGAFNGLYPPGSAFKIVTAAALLRAGLGPGSTVACPGAYTIPNARRFTNDGGADHGDISLTKAFALSCNTTFVRQAYERLGDGRLRAEAADRFGFREKPGLSSCRIGDSRDADGLGADAIGQNSVQASPLCMAEVAAAVAGGAWRQAVIRPDAGRGAPEAPLDQGIAAGLRTMMAAVVTEGTAARAGLPPGTAGKTGTAEVSGAAAHAWFVGYRGSLAFAVLVRNGGAGGQVAAPVAARFLKSLE; from the coding sequence ATGAGCGTGCCGGGAGGCGGCGGCCTCCGCGCCAAATGGCCCCAGGTCATGGTGGGCCTCGTGATCGTCATGGTCGCCTTCGGCGCCGTGTACATGCTCCTCGGCTCCCCCGGCCCGGTGGAACCTCCGGCGCGCGACGCCTCGCGCGCCGCCGCGGGTTCCCCCACGCCCGCGGCCCCCGCGCCGGCGGTGTCCGAGCCCGCGGTGTCCGCGCCGCCGGTGCCGGACGCCGGGACGTTCCCGCCGGTCCCCGCGCCCTCGGTCCCCGGGCAGCCGCTCGCGGCGACGGGCGCTCCCGCCGTCACGCCCGCGACGTCCGCGCCCGCCGGGACGGAGGGGCCCGAGCCCGTGGCGGCGCGGTTCTTCGGCGCCTGGCTCAAGGGCGACTACACCGCCATGCGCGGCACCGTCGCCGACCCGCCGGCCGACCTCGCCGAGCGGCACCGCGCCTTCACGCGCGACCTGCGCGTCACCGCCCTGTCGCTCTCCCCCGGGCCGCTCGTCCGGCAGGGCGCCGAGACGGCCGAGATGCCGTTCCAGGGCGTCCGCCAGGTGGCCGGGCTCGGCTCGTGGCCGTTCTCCTCGGTGCTGCGCCTCGGCGTGCGCGCCGGGGCGTGGAAGGTGCTCTGGTCGCCTGAGGTCCTGCACCCCGCGCTGAAGGACGGCGGTTCCGTGCGCCTCGTGGAGAACAAGGTGCGGCGTCCCGCCGCGCTCACCCGGGAGGGCAAGCCCTTCCCCGCGGACAGCAAGGCGGGCGACTACTTCGCCGGGCTGGACGGCGCGGTCACCGAGCTGCGGCTGGAGGAGCGGCCCTCGGGCCGGGTGCTGCTGTCGTCGGCGCCGCCCGCCTCCGCCCAGGAGAGGACGACGATCTCGGGCCCGGTCCAGGCCGCCGCGGCGCGGGCGCTGGAAGGCGTGGGGCGTCCCGCGGCTCTGGTGGCCGTGGACGTGCCGAGCGGCGAGATCCGCGCGGTGGCGGACACCCTCGGCGGCAAGGGGGCCTTCAACGGCCTGTACCCGCCCGGATCGGCGTTCAAGATCGTCACCGCCGCGGCGCTGCTGCGCGCCGGCCTCGGCCCCGGCTCCACGGTGGCCTGCCCCGGCGCATACACCATCCCCAACGCGCGCCGCTTCACCAACGACGGCGGCGCCGACCACGGCGACATCTCGCTGACCAAGGCCTTCGCCCTGTCCTGCAACACCACCTTCGTGCGGCAGGCCTACGAGCGGCTGGGCGACGGACGGCTGCGCGCCGAGGCCGCCGACCGTTTCGGCTTCCGCGAGAAGCCGGGGCTGAGCTCCTGCAGGATCGGAGACTCCCGGGACGCCGACGGGCTCGGCGCCGACGCCATCGGGCAGAACTCGGTGCAGGCCAGCCCGCTGTGCATGGCGGAGGTCGCGGCGGCGGTGGCGGGCGGCGCCTGGCGCCAGGCGGTGATCAGGCCGGACGCCGGGCGCGGCGCCCCCGAGGCGCCCCTGGACCAGGGGATCGCCGCCGGTCTACGCACGATGATGGCCGCCGTGGTCACCGAGGGCACCGCCGCGCGGGCCGGGCTCCCGCCGGGCACCGCGGGCAAGACGGGCACCGCCGAGGTCTCCGGCGCCGCGGCGCACGCCTGGTTCGTCGGCTACCGCGGCTCCCTGGCGTTCGCCGTCCTGGTGCGCAACGGCGGCGCCGGCGGCCAGGTGGCCGCCCCGGTGGCCGCGAGGTTCCTCAAGTCCCTGGAGTGA
- a CDS encoding PP2C family protein-serine/threonine phosphatase, which yields MTTSTGRPAAPPAKPVPPVPAAPHARDAAEAVALVQAVLDGVPAQAAWSVPVHDGDGEIVDFELRAASPQARDIHGRVGKDLIGVRVTAAYPSVRDTELWRSYLRVMSTGEPEEVARYQHVETIEGLPHRSVFTVRATRVLGGLLAAWICDDEKDRLVTRLGHTERLANLGWGHWNLVTGEVEWSPQLYALLGRDPADGPLDPSGYRAITHPDDLPVIDDALAALRLADSPCEFEVRVRAGGEVRLVRAVVEVSRDGAGRPTEVHGLIQDVTDWRSTADQLAVARRLLAEESRLTAELQHIIMPVQEDFLTLPGLRVGVRYDAAAAAPLGGDWYQALPLDGDEVLLAVGDVAGSGLPAASAMAKLRHAITGLAFAQQRPDEILVALNRLLRRLRPDVLATAVVARFRPRDRTLTFTHAGHPPMLLVRGHTVRRLLHPGVLLGVFDDVEYTPATVRLEQGDMLVMFTDGLIELPGRDLFEGLDELAATIAEVIAARPPDRLAAVMDAMVPSNTGDDTCILVAELTPATSEAV from the coding sequence GTGACCACGTCCACCGGCCGCCCGGCCGCACCGCCGGCCAAGCCCGTGCCCCCTGTGCCCGCCGCGCCGCACGCGCGCGACGCCGCGGAGGCCGTGGCGCTCGTGCAGGCCGTGCTGGACGGGGTCCCGGCGCAGGCCGCCTGGTCGGTGCCCGTCCACGACGGGGACGGCGAGATCGTCGACTTCGAGCTGCGCGCCGCGAGCCCGCAGGCCAGGGACATCCACGGCCGCGTCGGCAAGGATCTGATCGGCGTCCGCGTCACCGCCGCCTACCCCTCGGTCAGGGACACCGAGCTGTGGCGCAGCTACCTGCGGGTCATGAGCACGGGCGAGCCCGAGGAGGTCGCCCGCTACCAGCACGTCGAGACGATCGAGGGCCTGCCGCACCGCTCCGTCTTCACCGTCAGGGCCACCCGGGTCCTCGGCGGCCTGCTCGCCGCCTGGATCTGCGACGACGAGAAGGACCGCCTGGTCACCCGCCTCGGGCACACCGAACGCCTGGCCAACCTGGGCTGGGGGCACTGGAACCTGGTCACCGGCGAGGTCGAGTGGTCCCCGCAGCTCTACGCCCTCCTCGGCAGGGACCCGGCCGACGGGCCGCTGGACCCGAGCGGCTACCGCGCCATCACCCATCCCGACGACCTGCCGGTCATCGACGACGCGCTCGCCGCCCTCCGCCTCGCCGACTCGCCGTGCGAGTTCGAGGTGCGGGTGCGCGCCGGCGGCGAGGTGCGGCTGGTCCGCGCCGTGGTCGAGGTCAGCAGGGACGGCGCCGGCCGTCCCACCGAGGTCCACGGCCTGATCCAGGACGTCACCGACTGGCGGAGCACCGCCGACCAGCTCGCCGTGGCCAGGCGCCTGCTCGCGGAGGAGTCACGGCTGACCGCCGAGCTGCAGCACATCATCATGCCGGTGCAGGAGGACTTCCTCACGCTGCCCGGCCTGCGGGTCGGGGTCCGCTACGACGCCGCGGCCGCCGCGCCGCTCGGCGGCGACTGGTACCAGGCCCTCCCGCTGGACGGCGACGAGGTGCTGCTCGCGGTCGGGGACGTCGCGGGAAGCGGCCTGCCCGCCGCCTCGGCGATGGCCAAGCTCCGTCACGCGATCACCGGCCTGGCCTTCGCCCAACAGCGCCCGGACGAGATCCTCGTGGCGCTGAACCGCCTGCTGCGCCGCCTGCGCCCCGACGTCCTCGCCACGGCCGTCGTCGCCCGCTTCCGCCCGCGGGACCGCACGCTGACGTTCACGCACGCGGGCCACCCGCCCATGCTGCTGGTCCGGGGCCACACGGTGCGCAGGCTCCTGCACCCCGGGGTGCTGCTCGGCGTCTTCGACGACGTCGAGTACACCCCCGCGACCGTGCGGCTGGAACAGGGCGACATGCTGGTCATGTTCACCGACGGCCTGATCGAGCTCCCCGGCCGCGACCTGTTCGAGGGGCTGGACGAGCTGGCGGCGACGATCGCCGAGGTCATCGCCGCCCGGCCGCCCGACCGGCTGGCGGCGGTGATGGACGCGATGGTGCCGAGCAACACCGGCGACGACACCTGCATCCTGGTCGCCGAGCTGACCCCCGCCACATCGGAGGCGGTCTGA
- a CDS encoding STAS domain-containing protein: MTEPRLATAASFSAVSRAGAGVLTIRGRLDFTTERRATEFLDRAFARFGPNLVLNLLEVDFLDSRATGLIVSCWRRAADAGGRLALVAVEQGSARVLWITGIAGRVPVFPTVEEALAGAPPA; encoded by the coding sequence ATGACCGAACCCCGCCTCGCGACCGCCGCGTCGTTCAGCGCCGTGAGCCGGGCGGGCGCCGGCGTGCTGACGATCCGGGGGCGGCTCGACTTCACCACCGAGCGGCGCGCCACCGAGTTCCTCGACCGGGCGTTCGCCCGGTTCGGCCCGAACCTGGTGCTGAACCTGCTGGAGGTGGACTTCCTGGACTCCCGGGCCACGGGCCTGATCGTCTCCTGCTGGCGGCGCGCCGCGGACGCGGGCGGGCGGCTGGCGCTGGTCGCGGTCGAGCAGGGCTCGGCGCGGGTGCTGTGGATCACCGGGATCGCCGGCCGGGTGCCGGTCTTCCCCACCGTCGAGGAGGCCCTCGCGGGCGCGCCGCCCGCCTGA
- a CDS encoding amino acid-binding protein: MLLRLRISLPDRPGALGQVTRVLGVAGADIIQLVVLERGEGRAVDDLTVYWPDSAPRDALTQGLEGVSGVVVEGVWSTREAPGTYPELEILKYITAAGDRALATMIDSMPVLFSADWAAAATEKVPRTVLHSSWRAPDDVPFPSITPLRPEAHTLPSGLHIIAAPLPPLALTFLLARAEGPPFHRIEVHRLTRILEIFLTLPAIERGVARGFRGSHAG, from the coding sequence ATGCTGCTGAGGCTGCGGATCTCCCTGCCCGACCGTCCGGGGGCCCTGGGCCAGGTGACCCGGGTGCTGGGCGTCGCGGGGGCCGACATCATCCAGCTCGTCGTGCTGGAGCGCGGCGAGGGCAGGGCCGTGGACGATCTCACCGTGTACTGGCCGGACTCCGCGCCGCGCGACGCGCTCACGCAGGGGCTGGAGGGCGTGTCCGGGGTGGTCGTCGAAGGGGTGTGGAGCACGCGCGAGGCGCCGGGCACCTACCCCGAGCTGGAGATCCTGAAGTACATCACCGCGGCGGGCGACCGGGCGCTGGCGACGATGATCGACTCGATGCCGGTGCTGTTCAGCGCCGACTGGGCCGCCGCCGCGACCGAGAAGGTCCCGCGGACCGTGCTGCACTCCAGCTGGCGCGCCCCGGACGACGTGCCGTTCCCCTCGATCACGCCCCTGCGTCCCGAGGCGCACACGCTGCCGTCCGGGCTGCACATCATCGCGGCGCCGCTGCCGCCGCTCGCGCTGACGTTCCTGCTGGCCAGGGCCGAGGGGCCGCCCTTCCACCGCATCGAGGTGCACCGGCTCACCCGCATCCTGGAGATCTTCCTGACGCTGCCGGCGATCGAGCGGGGCGTCGCGCGCGGCTTCCGCGGATCCCACGCCGGTTAG
- the dusB gene encoding tRNA dihydrouridine synthase DusB codes for MKIGAIDVWPPVVLAPMAGVTNAAFRTLCREQGGGLYVSEMITTRGLVERNPKTLAMIRFPEGEAPRSVQLYGVDPEVVGRAVRIIAEEGLADHVDLNFGCPVPKVTRRGGGSALPYKRGLLRRVLRAAVANAGTLPVTMKMRKGIDDDHLTYLDAGRIAAQEGLSAVALHGRTAVQHYGGTADWEAIARLKDAVPEIPVLGNGDIWTADDALRMIRRTGCDGVVVGRGCLGRPWLFRDLDDAFEGRAERARPTLGEVAATMARHAALLVECFGGEAHAVLDFRKHVGWYLKGFEVGADLRRDLATAGSLEELRGHLARLPATLRWPGAAADGPRGKTNARDRVHLPVGWLDDQGDVTVSAEAELDVSGG; via the coding sequence GTGAAGATAGGGGCGATCGACGTCTGGCCTCCCGTGGTGCTCGCTCCCATGGCGGGCGTCACCAACGCGGCGTTCCGCACGCTGTGCCGCGAGCAGGGCGGTGGACTGTACGTGTCCGAGATGATCACCACCCGGGGCCTGGTCGAGCGCAACCCCAAGACGCTGGCCATGATCCGGTTCCCTGAGGGGGAGGCCCCGCGCAGCGTCCAGCTCTACGGCGTGGACCCTGAGGTCGTGGGCAGGGCCGTCCGGATCATCGCGGAGGAGGGCCTCGCCGACCACGTCGACCTCAACTTCGGCTGCCCGGTGCCCAAGGTCACCCGGCGCGGCGGCGGCTCGGCGCTGCCCTACAAACGCGGCCTGCTGCGGCGCGTCCTGCGCGCGGCGGTAGCGAACGCCGGCACTCTCCCCGTCACGATGAAGATGCGCAAGGGCATCGACGACGACCACCTGACCTACCTGGACGCCGGCCGCATCGCCGCCCAGGAGGGGCTGAGCGCGGTCGCCCTGCACGGCCGCACGGCGGTGCAGCACTACGGTGGGACGGCCGACTGGGAGGCGATCGCCCGGCTGAAGGACGCCGTCCCCGAGATCCCCGTGCTCGGCAACGGCGACATCTGGACCGCCGACGACGCCCTGCGCATGATCCGCCGCACCGGCTGCGACGGCGTGGTGGTGGGCCGCGGCTGCCTCGGCCGTCCCTGGCTGTTCCGCGACCTCGACGACGCCTTCGAGGGCCGCGCCGAGCGGGCCCGCCCCACCCTCGGCGAGGTCGCCGCGACGATGGCCCGGCACGCCGCGCTGCTCGTGGAGTGCTTCGGCGGCGAGGCGCACGCCGTGCTCGACTTCCGCAAGCACGTCGGCTGGTACCTCAAGGGCTTCGAGGTCGGCGCGGACCTGCGCCGCGACCTGGCCACCGCGGGCTCCCTGGAGGAGCTGCGCGGCCACCTGGCCCGCCTGCCGGCCACGCTGCGGTGGCCGGGCGCGGCGGCGGACGGCCCGCGCGGCAAGACGAACGCCCGTGACCGCGTGCACCTGCCCGTCGGCTGGCTCGACGACCAGGGCGACGTCACGGTCTCCGCCGAGGCCGAGCTGGACGTCTCGGGAGGCTGA
- a CDS encoding DEAD/DEAH box helicase, which produces MSLLQHLPQDTGPDALFEAFAAWNADRGLTLYPAQEEALIEVVSGNNVILSTPTGSGKSLVAAGAHFAALADGRRTFYTAPIKALVSEKFFDLVALFGTGNVGMMTGDASVNASAPIICCTAEILANIALRDGARADIGQVVMDEFHFYAEPDRGWAWQVPLLELPQAQFILMSATLGDVTRFEKDLTRRTGRETAVVRSATRPVPLFYGYRTTPLHETLEELLATKSAPVYVVHFTQAAAMERAQALMSVNMSTKAEKEAIAALIGNFRFTTRFGRALSRLVRHGIGVHHAGMLPKYRRLVERLAQAGLLKVICGTDTLGVGVNVPIRTVLFTALSKFDGNRVRLLRAREFHQIAGRAGRAGFDTLGHVVCQAPDHVVENEKALAKAGDDPKKRRRVVRKKPPEGFVNWSEETFERLQKAEPEPLNSRFKVSNAMLLAVINRPGDCFAAMKSLLTDNHEERKAQRRHISHAIAIYRSLLAGGVVEKLSEPDEHGRMARLTVDLQEDFALNQALSTFALAAFELLDSASLTYALDVVSIVESTLDDPRQILHSQLNKARAEAVAQMKADGVEYEERMELLTDVTYAMPLEDLLFGAYETYRRGHPWVGDHAVSPKSVVRDMYERAMTFAEYVQFYELARSEGTVLRYLADAYRTLSRTVPDHMKTEDLQDLIEWLGELVRQVDSSLLDEWEKLQNPSEEVERPGLEENTRPVTGNRRAFRVLVRNAMFRMVELAALEKYDELAELADIDWPAALDAYYEEHDEIRTGPDARGPALLQIEEEQELWRVRQVLHDPADDHDWGIDAQVDLAASDEEGRAVVHVVGLNRL; this is translated from the coding sequence GTGAGCCTCCTCCAGCACCTCCCCCAGGACACCGGCCCCGACGCGTTGTTCGAGGCGTTCGCGGCGTGGAACGCCGACCGCGGGCTGACCCTCTACCCGGCGCAGGAGGAGGCGCTGATCGAGGTCGTCTCGGGCAACAACGTGATCCTTTCCACGCCGACCGGTTCCGGTAAGAGCCTGGTCGCCGCCGGGGCGCACTTCGCGGCGCTGGCCGACGGGCGGCGGACGTTCTACACCGCGCCCATCAAGGCCCTGGTGTCGGAGAAGTTCTTCGACCTGGTCGCGCTGTTCGGCACCGGGAACGTCGGCATGATGACCGGCGACGCCTCGGTCAACGCCTCCGCGCCGATCATCTGCTGCACGGCCGAGATCCTCGCCAACATCGCGCTGCGCGACGGGGCCCGGGCCGACATCGGCCAGGTCGTGATGGACGAGTTCCACTTCTACGCCGAGCCCGACCGCGGGTGGGCGTGGCAGGTGCCCCTGCTGGAGCTGCCGCAGGCGCAGTTCATCCTGATGTCGGCCACGCTGGGAGACGTCACCCGCTTCGAGAAGGACCTGACGCGGCGCACCGGCCGCGAGACCGCGGTCGTGCGGTCGGCCACGCGCCCGGTGCCGCTGTTCTACGGCTACCGCACCACGCCGCTGCACGAGACGCTCGAAGAGCTGCTGGCCACGAAGTCGGCGCCGGTGTACGTCGTGCACTTCACGCAGGCCGCGGCGATGGAGCGGGCGCAGGCCCTGATGAGCGTGAACATGTCCACCAAGGCCGAGAAGGAGGCCATCGCCGCGCTCATCGGCAACTTCCGGTTCACCACGCGGTTCGGCCGCGCGCTGTCGCGGCTGGTCCGGCACGGCATCGGCGTCCACCACGCCGGGATGCTGCCGAAGTACCGCCGCCTGGTCGAGCGCCTGGCCCAGGCCGGCCTGCTGAAGGTCATCTGCGGCACCGACACGCTGGGCGTCGGCGTCAACGTCCCGATCCGCACGGTGCTGTTCACCGCGCTCAGCAAGTTCGACGGCAACCGCGTCCGCCTGCTGCGCGCCCGCGAGTTCCACCAGATCGCCGGACGGGCCGGGCGGGCGGGCTTCGACACCCTCGGCCACGTCGTCTGCCAGGCCCCCGACCACGTCGTGGAGAACGAGAAGGCGCTGGCCAAGGCGGGCGACGACCCGAAGAAGCGGCGCAGGGTGGTGCGCAAGAAGCCGCCCGAGGGCTTCGTGAACTGGAGCGAGGAGACCTTCGAGCGGCTCCAGAAGGCCGAGCCCGAGCCGCTGAACTCCCGGTTCAAGGTCAGCAACGCGATGCTCCTCGCCGTCATCAACCGGCCGGGCGACTGCTTCGCGGCGATGAAGAGCCTGCTGACCGACAACCACGAGGAGCGCAAGGCGCAGCGGCGGCACATCAGCCACGCGATCGCGATCTACCGTTCGCTGCTGGCGGGCGGCGTCGTGGAGAAGCTGAGCGAGCCGGACGAGCACGGCCGCATGGCGCGGCTGACCGTGGACCTGCAGGAGGACTTCGCGCTCAACCAGGCGCTGTCGACCTTCGCGCTCGCCGCCTTCGAGCTGCTCGACTCCGCCTCCCTCACCTACGCCCTGGACGTGGTGTCGATCGTGGAGTCGACGCTGGACGACCCACGGCAGATCCTGCACTCCCAGCTCAACAAGGCGCGCGCCGAGGCCGTGGCGCAGATGAAAGCCGACGGCGTCGAGTACGAGGAGCGCATGGAGCTGCTCACCGACGTCACCTACGCCATGCCGCTGGAGGACCTGCTGTTCGGCGCGTACGAGACCTATCGGCGCGGGCATCCGTGGGTGGGCGACCACGCGGTGAGCCCCAAGTCGGTGGTGCGCGACATGTACGAGCGGGCGATGACCTTCGCCGAGTACGTCCAGTTCTACGAGCTGGCGCGCTCGGAGGGCACGGTGCTGCGCTACCTCGCCGACGCCTACCGCACGCTCAGCCGCACGGTCCCCGACCACATGAAGACCGAGGACCTCCAGGACCTGATCGAGTGGCTGGGCGAGCTGGTGCGCCAGGTCGACTCCAGCCTGCTGGACGAGTGGGAGAAGCTGCAGAACCCCTCCGAGGAGGTGGAGCGCCCGGGCCTGGAGGAGAACACCCGGCCGGTCACCGGCAACCGGCGGGCGTTCCGGGTCCTGGTGCGCAACGCCATGTTCCGCATGGTCGAGCTGGCGGCGCTGGAGAAGTACGACGAGCTCGCCGAGCTGGCCGACATCGACTGGCCGGCCGCCCTGGACGCCTACTACGAGGAGCACGACGAGATCCGCACCGGCCCGGACGCCCGCGGCCCGGCCCTGCTGCAGATCGAGGAGGAGCAGGAGCTGTGGCGGGTGCGGCAGGTCCTGCACGACCCGGCCGACGACCACGACTGGGGCATCGACGCCCAGGTGGACCTCGCGGCCTCCGACGAGGAGGGGCGGGCGGTCGTCCACGTCGTCGGGCTCAACCGCCTCTGA
- a CDS encoding HD domain-containing protein gives MRDLPAAWRALAGDSAASQAVGAELAARWAEPHRRYHTPAHLRAVLAATEPLAGHARDLVAVRLAAWFHDAVYEGRPGWDEERSAQLASSRLARLGGGLARRAGEVARLVRLTAGHGPEPGDRDGEVLCDADLAVLASPGYDAYARAVREEYRHVPEEAFRTGRACVLAGLLAMPALYRTAPAREMWEKTARANVRAELAALTAPR, from the coding sequence ATGCGTGACCTGCCCGCCGCGTGGCGCGCGCTCGCCGGGGACTCGGCCGCGTCCCAGGCCGTCGGGGCCGAGCTGGCCGCCCGCTGGGCCGAGCCGCACCGCCGCTACCACACCCCGGCCCACCTGCGCGCCGTGCTCGCCGCCACCGAGCCGCTCGCCGGCCACGCCCGCGACCTGGTGGCGGTGCGGCTGGCGGCCTGGTTCCACGACGCCGTGTACGAGGGCAGGCCGGGGTGGGACGAGGAGCGCAGCGCCCAGCTCGCCTCCTCCCGGCTCGCGCGCCTCGGCGGCGGCCTCGCGCGACGCGCCGGGGAGGTCGCCCGGCTCGTGCGGCTGACCGCCGGGCACGGCCCCGAGCCCGGCGACCGCGACGGCGAGGTGCTGTGCGACGCCGACCTCGCCGTGCTCGCCTCGCCCGGCTACGACGCCTACGCCCGCGCGGTCCGCGAGGAGTACCGCCACGTGCCCGAGGAGGCGTTCAGGACGGGCCGGGCATGCGTCCTGGCGGGGCTGCTGGCGATGCCCGCCCTCTACCGGACCGCGCCCGCGCGGGAGATGTGGGAGAAGACGGCCCGCGCGAACGTGCGCGCCGAACTCGCCGCGCTGACCGCCCCCCGCTGA
- a CDS encoding MarR family winged helix-turn-helix transcriptional regulator: MTDVPQLPPSLLGITAFVLSKTGQAGRRAVGERLEPLGLGLWHLAVLAALADFGPASQRDLGRRLGIDPSDLVAVMDVLLPRRLVERGRDPADRRRYSVRVSDEGRRALAEAVRSAQDAHEAVLAALDPDERRTLHHLLRKAYAGLDARAAYP; this comes from the coding sequence GTGACCGATGTGCCGCAACTGCCGCCGTCCCTGCTCGGAATCACGGCCTTCGTGCTGTCCAAGACCGGCCAGGCGGGCAGGCGGGCCGTCGGGGAACGGCTGGAGCCGCTGGGGCTCGGCCTGTGGCACCTGGCGGTCCTGGCCGCGCTCGCCGACTTCGGGCCGGCCTCGCAGCGCGATCTCGGCAGGCGGCTCGGCATCGACCCGAGCGACCTGGTCGCGGTCATGGACGTCCTGCTCCCCCGCCGCCTGGTCGAGCGCGGGCGCGACCCCGCCGACCGCCGCCGCTACTCGGTGCGCGTCAGCGACGAGGGCCGCCGCGCCCTGGCCGAGGCGGTCCGCTCGGCGCAGGACGCCCACGAGGCGGTCCTCGCGGCCCTCGACCCGGACGAGCGGCGCACGCTGCACCACCTGCTGCGCAAGGCGTACGCGGGGCTGGACGCGCGGGCCGCGTATCCGTGA
- a CDS encoding VOC family protein, producing the protein MDALYPRVLAGDFAGCFRFYDGLLGKVAGGTLVKGDPSGPYANWDLGGEALLALLDRSMMDGVTPLAPSGPCDAVMLVLKVEDVGAAAAVAREHGGRLVAPPVARPQWGPTVRTAHLRDPDGNLVELQSY; encoded by the coding sequence ATGGACGCCCTGTACCCCCGGGTGCTGGCCGGTGACTTCGCCGGCTGCTTCCGCTTCTACGACGGCCTGCTCGGCAAGGTGGCGGGCGGCACCCTTGTCAAGGGCGACCCGTCCGGGCCGTACGCCAACTGGGACCTCGGAGGCGAGGCCCTGCTGGCGCTGCTGGACAGGTCGATGATGGACGGGGTCACCCCGCTCGCCCCGTCCGGGCCCTGCGACGCGGTCATGCTCGTGCTGAAGGTCGAGGACGTGGGGGCCGCCGCGGCGGTCGCCCGCGAACACGGCGGACGCCTGGTCGCACCGCCGGTCGCGCGCCCCCAGTGGGGCCCCACGGTGAGGACCGCCCACCTGCGCGACCCCGACGGCAACCTGGTGGAGCTCCAGTCGTACTGA
- a CDS encoding rhomboid family intramembrane serine protease has protein sequence MGGDSRTAEIMIAEARKAFWVMVGFLALIWLVQIANWATGYSLSQSFGIAARDPARLPDIVTAPFLHWSWAHIEGNSGPLFVFGFLAAYRGVGKFLGVTAIIAATSGLGVWFVASPHSVTAGASGVVFGYFGYVLVKGLFDRHGIDIVVGLVMALCFAYHFTGLLPTDEFSWQGHLFGFAGGILGGWFFRDRRPRAAAVPPQAATRPVPGAARPVPGVPAGPPPAGRPAAVDPSRAALYKELDDLGL, from the coding sequence ATGGGCGGCGACTCCCGGACGGCCGAGATCATGATCGCCGAGGCCCGCAAGGCGTTCTGGGTCATGGTCGGCTTCCTGGCCCTGATCTGGCTGGTCCAGATCGCCAACTGGGCCACCGGCTACTCCCTCAGCCAGTCGTTCGGCATCGCGGCCCGCGACCCGGCCCGGTTACCCGACATCGTCACCGCGCCGTTCCTGCACTGGAGCTGGGCGCACATCGAGGGCAACTCCGGCCCGCTGTTCGTGTTCGGCTTCCTCGCCGCCTATCGCGGGGTGGGCAAGTTCCTGGGCGTGACCGCGATCATCGCGGCGACCAGCGGCCTCGGCGTGTGGTTCGTGGCGAGCCCGCACAGCGTCACCGCGGGCGCGAGCGGCGTGGTGTTCGGCTACTTCGGCTACGTGCTGGTCAAGGGCCTGTTCGACCGGCACGGCATCGACATCGTGGTGGGGCTGGTCATGGCGCTGTGCTTCGCCTACCACTTCACCGGTCTGCTGCCGACCGACGAGTTCAGCTGGCAGGGCCACCTGTTCGGCTTCGCCGGGGGCATCCTCGGCGGCTGGTTCTTCCGCGACCGCCGCCCCCGCGCCGCGGCCGTCCCGCCGCAGGCCGCCACCCGGCCGGTGCCGGGCGCGGCCAGGCCCGTCCCGGGCGTGCCCGCGGGGCCGCCGCCCGCGGGCCGTCCGGCCGCCGTGGACCCCTCGCGCGCCGCCCTCTACAAGGAGTTGGACGACCTAGGGCTGTGA